In the genome of Globicephala melas chromosome 3, mGloMel1.2, whole genome shotgun sequence, one region contains:
- the WNT8A gene encoding protein Wnt-8a isoform X1 produces the protein MLCNLQCLCLVSPSLSLPPTPPPHQGSFYYLIPIHHYLTFSLFGRSVNNFLITGPKAYLTYTTSVALGAQSGIEECKFQFAWERWNCPENALQLSTHNRLRSATRETSFIHAISSAGVMYTITKNCSMGDFENCGCDESKNGKTGGHGWIWGGCSDNVEFGERISKLFVDSLEKGKDARALMNLHNNRAGRLAVRATMKRTCKCHGISGSCSIQTCWLQLANFREMGNYLKAKYDQALKIEMDKRRLRAGNSAEGHWAPTEAFLPSAEAELIFLEESPDYCTRNSSLGIYGTEGRECLQNSHNTSRWEQCSCGRLCTECGLQVEEKRTEAISSCNCKFQWCCTVKCDQCRHVVSKYYCTRSPGSAWSQGKGSTR, from the exons ATGCTATGCAACCTTCAGTGCCTCTGCCTGGTaagtccttccctctccctcccccccaccccccctcctcaCCAAGGAAGCTTCTACTACCTCATCCCCATTCACCATTAcctcactttttctctttttggtagGTCAGTGAACAATTTCCTGATAACAGGTCCCAAG GCCTATCTGACCTACACCACCAGTGTGGCCCTGGGTGCCCAGAGTGGCATTGAGGAGTGTAAGTTCCAATTTGCTTGGGAACGCTGGAACTGCCCTGAAAATGCTCTCCAGCTTTCCACTCACAACAGGCTGAGAAGTG CCACCAGGGAGACTTCCTTCATTCATGCTATCAGCTCTGCTGGAGTCATGTACACCATCACCAAGAACTGTAGCATGGGCGACTTTGAAAACTGTGGCTGTGATGagtcaaaaaatggaaaaacag GAGGCCATGGCTGGATCTGGGGAGGCTGCAGCGACAATGTAGAGTTTGGGGAAAGAATCTCCAAACTCTTCGTGGACAGTCTGGAGAAGGGGAAGGATGCCAGAGCCCTGATGAATCTTCATAACAACAGGGCAGGCAGGCTG GCAGTGAGAGCCACCATGAAAAGGACTTGCAAATGTCATGGCATCTCGGGGAGCTGTAGCATCCAGACATGCTGGCTGCAGCTGGCTAACTTCCGGGAGATGGGCAACTACCTAAAGGCCAAGTATGACCAGGCACTGAAAATTGAGATGGATAAGCGGCGGCTAAGGGCTGGGAACAGTGCCGAGGGCCACTGGGCACCCACTGAGGCCTTCCTTCCTAGTGCAGAAGCTGAGCTGATCTTTTTAGAGGAATCGCCTGATTACTGTACCCGCAATTCCAGCTTGGGCATCTATGGCACAGAGGGTCGGGAGTGTCTGCAGAACAGCCACAATACATCCAGGTGGGAGCAATGCAGCTGCGGGCGCTTGTGTACAGAGTGTGGCCTGCaggtggaagagaagagaacTGAGGCTATAAGCAGCTGTAACTGCAAATTCCAGTGGTGCTGCACGGTCAAGTGTGACCAGTGTAGGCATGTGGTGAGCAAGTACTACTGCACGCGCTCCCCAGGCAGTGCTTGGTCCCAGGGCAAGGGCAGCACACGATAG
- the WNT8A gene encoding protein Wnt-8a isoform X2, with protein MGDLFMLRVAVGICYATFSASAWSVNNFLITGPKAYLTYTTSVALGAQSGIEECKFQFAWERWNCPENALQLSTHNRLRSATRETSFIHAISSAGVMYTITKNCSMGDFENCGCDESKNGKTGGHGWIWGGCSDNVEFGERISKLFVDSLEKGKDARALMNLHNNRAGRLAVRATMKRTCKCHGISGSCSIQTCWLQLANFREMGNYLKAKYDQALKIEMDKRRLRAGNSAEGHWAPTEAFLPSAEAELIFLEESPDYCTRNSSLGIYGTEGRECLQNSHNTSRWEQCSCGRLCTECGLQVEEKRTEAISSCNCKFQWCCTVKCDQCRHVVSKYYCTRSPGSAWSQGKGSTR; from the exons ATGGGGGACTTGTTTATGCTCAGGGTGGCTGTGGGCATATGCTATGCAACCTTCAGTGCCTCTGCCTG GTCAGTGAACAATTTCCTGATAACAGGTCCCAAG GCCTATCTGACCTACACCACCAGTGTGGCCCTGGGTGCCCAGAGTGGCATTGAGGAGTGTAAGTTCCAATTTGCTTGGGAACGCTGGAACTGCCCTGAAAATGCTCTCCAGCTTTCCACTCACAACAGGCTGAGAAGTG CCACCAGGGAGACTTCCTTCATTCATGCTATCAGCTCTGCTGGAGTCATGTACACCATCACCAAGAACTGTAGCATGGGCGACTTTGAAAACTGTGGCTGTGATGagtcaaaaaatggaaaaacag GAGGCCATGGCTGGATCTGGGGAGGCTGCAGCGACAATGTAGAGTTTGGGGAAAGAATCTCCAAACTCTTCGTGGACAGTCTGGAGAAGGGGAAGGATGCCAGAGCCCTGATGAATCTTCATAACAACAGGGCAGGCAGGCTG GCAGTGAGAGCCACCATGAAAAGGACTTGCAAATGTCATGGCATCTCGGGGAGCTGTAGCATCCAGACATGCTGGCTGCAGCTGGCTAACTTCCGGGAGATGGGCAACTACCTAAAGGCCAAGTATGACCAGGCACTGAAAATTGAGATGGATAAGCGGCGGCTAAGGGCTGGGAACAGTGCCGAGGGCCACTGGGCACCCACTGAGGCCTTCCTTCCTAGTGCAGAAGCTGAGCTGATCTTTTTAGAGGAATCGCCTGATTACTGTACCCGCAATTCCAGCTTGGGCATCTATGGCACAGAGGGTCGGGAGTGTCTGCAGAACAGCCACAATACATCCAGGTGGGAGCAATGCAGCTGCGGGCGCTTGTGTACAGAGTGTGGCCTGCaggtggaagagaagagaacTGAGGCTATAAGCAGCTGTAACTGCAAATTCCAGTGGTGCTGCACGGTCAAGTGTGACCAGTGTAGGCATGTGGTGAGCAAGTACTACTGCACGCGCTCCCCAGGCAGTGCTTGGTCCCAGGGCAAGGGCAGCACACGATAG